One Peterkaempfera bronchialis DNA window includes the following coding sequences:
- a CDS encoding PE-PGRS family protein: MEIGENWAYRAQPKLLGSALRRVEIVRVGGPRRSSQVHVRFLEGEDAGLQDWVAPASLVALWDDVAVFQTDDVAELALAEASRQVRKTAEFETARMVLGFVRPKSQLRLRTSVADAGVLELTAPDATADRLGLDAAELRADPMVHQNRAGLFLAGWPVTERIARRAAAVLAEEILPEVERRQEVLDQERAHPSWQSWHRRDDRKLQAEDDLLRTVREWCGQEQVERFDELLALRAEVERLGAIVERALKALRDRGHGVIASTIERDLGVRVSSLGPEVRR, encoded by the coding sequence ATGGAGATCGGCGAGAACTGGGCGTACCGAGCCCAGCCCAAGTTGCTCGGCAGTGCGCTCCGCCGGGTGGAGATCGTCAGGGTGGGTGGCCCGCGCCGTTCCTCCCAGGTGCACGTCCGGTTCCTCGAAGGCGAGGACGCCGGCCTTCAGGACTGGGTCGCTCCGGCGTCCCTGGTTGCACTGTGGGACGACGTCGCGGTCTTCCAGACCGACGACGTTGCTGAACTGGCGCTGGCCGAGGCGTCCCGGCAGGTGCGGAAGACCGCGGAGTTCGAGACGGCCCGGATGGTCCTGGGCTTCGTCCGTCCCAAGAGCCAGCTGCGACTGCGCACCAGTGTGGCCGATGCCGGCGTACTGGAGCTCACCGCTCCCGATGCCACCGCCGACCGGCTCGGCCTCGATGCCGCCGAACTGCGCGCCGACCCGATGGTTCACCAGAACCGGGCCGGGTTGTTCCTGGCCGGTTGGCCGGTCACCGAACGGATCGCGCGGCGGGCCGCGGCGGTCCTGGCCGAGGAGATCCTCCCCGAGGTCGAGCGGCGGCAGGAGGTCCTCGACCAGGAGCGCGCGCATCCGTCATGGCAGTCGTGGCACCGCCGCGACGACCGGAAGCTACAGGCGGAGGACGACCTCCTTCGGACGGTCCGCGAATGGTGCGGTCAGGAGCAGGTGGAGCGCTTCGACGAGCTGCTCGCACTGCGCGCCGAGGTAGAGCGGCTCGGCGCCATCGTCGAGCGGGCCCTGAAAGCCCTGCGCGACCGCGGACACGGCGTCATCGCCTCCACCATTGAGCGCGACCTTGGGGTCCGTGTCTCCAGCCTTGGTCCCGAGGTGAGGCGCTGA
- a CDS encoding pirin family protein, giving the protein MPAVTVENPLVLPRVAAPAEGSQPRPVLAVSTALSGFEGEGFPVRRAFAKINQKFLDPFIMMDQMGEVDYAAGEPKGTPWHPHRGFETVTYIIDGTFIHQDSHGGGGVITDGDTQWMTAGSGLLHIETPPESLVMSGGLFHGLQLWVNLPAADKMIAPKYQDIRGGSVKLLGSADGGALIRLIAGDIAGHQGPGATHTPITMIHVSVNPSAEVTLPWRTDFNGLAYGLAGSGSAGPERHPFHMGQAVVFGEGDSLTIRADEKQDSRSANFEVVLLGGQPIREPVAHYGPFVMNSHRELQQAMEDFQAGRLGTIPAGAN; this is encoded by the coding sequence ATGCCCGCCGTCACCGTCGAAAACCCGCTCGTTCTGCCGCGCGTCGCAGCCCCCGCCGAGGGCTCCCAGCCGCGCCCCGTGCTCGCCGTGTCGACCGCCCTCAGCGGCTTCGAAGGCGAGGGCTTCCCGGTCCGCCGCGCCTTCGCCAAGATCAACCAGAAGTTCCTCGACCCGTTCATCATGATGGACCAGATGGGCGAGGTCGACTATGCGGCTGGCGAGCCGAAAGGGACCCCTTGGCATCCGCACCGCGGCTTCGAGACGGTCACCTACATCATCGACGGCACGTTCATACACCAGGACTCGCACGGCGGCGGCGGCGTGATCACCGACGGCGACACCCAGTGGATGACCGCCGGCTCCGGCCTGCTGCACATCGAGACCCCGCCGGAGTCCCTGGTCATGTCCGGCGGCCTGTTCCACGGCCTCCAGCTGTGGGTGAACCTGCCCGCCGCGGACAAGATGATCGCGCCGAAGTACCAGGACATCCGCGGCGGCAGCGTGAAACTGCTCGGCTCGGCGGACGGCGGCGCCCTCATCCGGCTCATCGCCGGTGACATCGCGGGCCACCAGGGCCCGGGCGCCACCCACACGCCGATCACGATGATCCACGTGTCCGTGAACCCCAGCGCCGAGGTCACGCTGCCCTGGCGGACCGACTTCAACGGCCTGGCCTACGGCCTCGCCGGCAGCGGCTCGGCCGGCCCGGAGCGGCACCCGTTCCACATGGGGCAGGCCGTGGTCTTCGGCGAGGGCGACTCCCTCACCATCCGGGCGGACGAGAAGCAGGACTCCCGCAGCGCCAACTTCGAGGTGGTCCTCCTCGGCGGCCAGCCGATCCGCGAGCCGGTAGCCCACTACGGCCCGTTCGTGATGAACAGCCACCGCGAACTCCAGCAGGCCATGGAGGACTTCCAGGCCGGCCGCCTGGGAACCATCCCAGCAGGCGCCAACTGA
- a CDS encoding SseB family protein — MYGYDQTATGAGPGYPGGSYQQAGPQPGMGGMPGPQPPHAGYGEQPPQQPPLYPEPSPPSLADAVRAFTSGGLTVEDFQAIFITSKVYCPRGERPGFLALHNTPTPVIPMFSSLKELRRYAGKESKYFTVTGAEVLDLLPTGYGFALDMEGEHRMVFDAKAVEQMVDFTMRRMYG; from the coding sequence GTGTACGGCTACGACCAGACCGCGACCGGGGCCGGCCCCGGCTACCCGGGAGGCTCCTACCAGCAGGCGGGGCCGCAGCCCGGGATGGGCGGCATGCCCGGCCCCCAGCCGCCGCACGCCGGGTACGGCGAGCAGCCTCCCCAGCAGCCGCCGCTCTACCCCGAGCCCTCGCCGCCCTCGCTCGCGGACGCCGTCCGCGCCTTCACCAGCGGCGGGCTCACGGTGGAGGACTTCCAGGCCATCTTCATCACCTCCAAGGTGTACTGCCCGCGCGGCGAGCGGCCCGGCTTCCTGGCGTTGCACAACACCCCGACCCCGGTGATCCCGATGTTCAGCTCGCTCAAGGAGCTGCGCCGCTACGCCGGCAAGGAGTCCAAGTACTTCACGGTGACCGGTGCCGAGGTGCTGGACCTGCTGCCCACCGGCTATGGCTTCGCGCTGGACATGGAGGGCGAGCACCGGATGGTGTTCGACGCCAAGGCGGTGGAGCAGATGGTCGACTTCACCATGCGCCGCATGTACGGCTGA
- a CDS encoding acyl-CoA dehydrogenase has product MGHYKSNLRDVEFNLFEVLGRDRVYGSAPFADMDVETAKSILDEIARLAENDLAASFADADRNPPVFDPETGTAPVPETFRKSYQTFMDAEWWRLGIPEELGGSPTPRSLLWAYAELVLGSNPAIWMYSSGPAFAGVVFDEGTEEQKKVARHMVERQWGATMVLTEPDAGSDVGAGRTKAVKQQDGSWHIEGVKRFITSGEHDMSENIVHLVLARPEGGKPGTKGLGLYVVPKYDFDLETGELGERNGVYATNVEHKMGLKASNTCELTFGAPRNGKAHPARGWLLGETVDGIRQMFKIIEFARMMVGTKAIATLSTGYLNALEYAKERVQGPDLADFLDKTAPRVTITHHPDVRRSLLTQKAYAEGMRALVLFTASVQDDIEAARLRGETAEAAERLNDLLLPIVKGYGSEKSYEQLAQSLQIFGGSGYLQEYPVEQYIRDAKIDTLYEGTTAIQGQDFFFRKIVKDGGQALTALSEQIQKFLAAGEGGEELAVEREALAKASGDLEAIVGKMLADLSSVEQDVRNIYKVGQNTTRLLLASGDVVIGWLLLRQAAVALAKLPTATRQDVAFYQGKVAAARFYARTVLPTVAPQRLIAENIDNSIMDLPEDAF; this is encoded by the coding sequence ATGGGTCACTACAAGTCCAACCTCCGCGATGTGGAGTTCAACCTCTTCGAGGTGCTCGGCCGCGACCGCGTCTACGGCAGCGCGCCGTTCGCCGACATGGACGTCGAGACCGCCAAGAGCATCCTGGACGAGATCGCCCGCCTGGCCGAGAACGACCTCGCCGCCTCCTTCGCCGACGCGGACCGCAACCCGCCGGTCTTCGACCCGGAGACCGGCACCGCGCCGGTCCCGGAGACCTTCCGGAAGAGCTACCAGACCTTCATGGACGCCGAGTGGTGGCGCCTGGGCATCCCGGAGGAGCTCGGCGGCTCCCCGACGCCGCGCTCGCTGCTCTGGGCCTATGCCGAGCTGGTGCTGGGCTCCAACCCCGCCATCTGGATGTACTCCTCCGGCCCGGCCTTCGCCGGCGTGGTCTTCGACGAGGGCACCGAGGAGCAGAAGAAGGTCGCCCGGCACATGGTCGAGCGCCAGTGGGGCGCCACCATGGTCCTCACCGAGCCCGACGCCGGCTCCGATGTGGGCGCCGGCCGCACCAAGGCGGTGAAGCAGCAGGACGGCTCCTGGCACATCGAGGGCGTCAAGCGCTTCATCACCTCGGGCGAGCACGACATGTCGGAGAACATCGTCCACCTGGTGCTGGCCCGCCCCGAGGGCGGCAAGCCGGGCACCAAGGGCCTCGGCCTGTATGTCGTGCCCAAGTACGACTTCGACCTGGAGACCGGCGAGCTGGGCGAGCGCAACGGCGTCTACGCCACCAATGTCGAGCACAAGATGGGCCTCAAGGCGTCCAACACCTGCGAGCTGACCTTCGGCGCCCCCCGGAACGGCAAGGCGCACCCGGCCAGGGGCTGGCTGCTCGGCGAGACCGTCGACGGCATCCGCCAGATGTTCAAGATCATCGAGTTTGCCCGGATGATGGTCGGCACCAAGGCCATCGCCACCCTCTCCACCGGCTACCTCAATGCGCTGGAGTACGCCAAGGAGCGCGTGCAGGGCCCGGACCTGGCCGACTTCCTGGACAAGACCGCGCCCCGGGTCACCATCACCCACCACCCCGACGTCCGCCGCTCGCTGCTGACCCAGAAGGCCTACGCCGAGGGCATGCGCGCACTGGTCCTCTTCACCGCCTCCGTGCAGGACGACATCGAGGCCGCCCGACTGCGCGGCGAGACCGCCGAGGCGGCCGAGCGCCTCAACGACCTGCTGCTGCCGATCGTCAAGGGCTACGGCTCGGAGAAGTCCTACGAGCAGCTGGCCCAGTCGCTCCAGATCTTCGGCGGCTCCGGGTACCTCCAGGAGTACCCGGTGGAGCAGTACATCCGGGACGCCAAGATCGACACCCTCTACGAGGGCACCACCGCCATCCAGGGCCAGGACTTCTTCTTCCGGAAGATCGTCAAGGACGGCGGCCAGGCGCTCACCGCGCTCTCCGAGCAGATCCAGAAGTTCCTGGCCGCCGGCGAGGGCGGCGAGGAGCTGGCCGTCGAGCGCGAGGCGCTGGCCAAGGCGTCCGGCGACCTGGAGGCGATCGTCGGCAAGATGCTGGCCGACCTCTCCTCGGTCGAGCAGGACGTCAGGAACATCTACAAGGTCGGCCAGAACACCACCCGCCTGCTGCTCGCCTCCGGCGATGTGGTGATCGGCTGGCTGCTGCTCCGGCAGGCCGCCGTGGCGCTGGCCAAGCTGCCCACCGCCACGCGGCAGGACGTCGCCTTCTACCAGGGCAAGGTCGCCGCGGCCCGCTTCTACGCCCGCACCGTGCTGCCCACGGTCGCCCCGCAGCGCCTGATCGCCGAGAACATCGACAACTCGATCATGGATCTGCCGGAGGACGCCTTCTAG
- a CDS encoding discoidin domain-containing protein has translation MSGNASLLVHRWPGRVRRHSFHVIALVTALLAGLVLVVTQSPARAAGTLLSQGRPATASSTENAGTPASAAVDGNPGTRWSSAASDPQWLQVDLGAGASISQVGLVWEAAYATAFQIQVSDTGAGGWTTVYSTTTGTGGTQTLNVSGTGRYVRMYGTARATGYGYSLWEFQVYGSFTGGGGCGTANAALNRPVTASSTENAASPASAAVDGDPGTRWSSAFSDPQWLQVDLGTSQQICQVGLAWEAAYATAFQIQVSDLPLGGWTTVYSTTTGSGGTQTLNVSGTGRYVRMYGTARATAFGYSLWEFQVRTTGSGTGSPSPTPTSSGPSDPGSFWGDTGSIPAAKNVVMLKILNRTNGKYPDSQVYWSYNGQAHSIAEQPYFDMPVNSAGRMYFYLGSPNSQYYDFIEFTVGPNVFNGNTTRVDAFGLKLAMRLHAKDGYDVSVGEDQQTFAEDRSATFQKFANEVPDQFKVLAQTQAPYRIIAPGSDPSFRTGGVNANYFTAYANSVGVNAPTSDVFGCAGTLSESPGTCAALNRHVATLPQSQWSDPTRYYTSAPANYYAKFWHDHAINKLAYGFPYDDYAGQSSFISHGDPQYLLVAVGW, from the coding sequence ATGTCAGGCAATGCTTCCTTGCTGGTGCACCGATGGCCAGGGCGCGTCAGGCGCCACTCGTTCCATGTCATCGCGCTGGTGACCGCGCTGCTGGCGGGCCTGGTGCTCGTGGTGACGCAGTCGCCGGCCCGGGCGGCCGGCACCCTGCTCTCCCAGGGCAGGCCCGCCACCGCCTCGTCCACCGAGAACGCCGGGACCCCGGCGAGCGCCGCCGTCGACGGTAACCCCGGCACCCGCTGGTCCAGTGCGGCCAGTGATCCGCAGTGGCTCCAGGTGGACCTCGGCGCCGGCGCCTCGATCAGCCAGGTCGGACTGGTCTGGGAGGCGGCGTATGCGACCGCGTTCCAGATCCAGGTGTCGGACACCGGCGCGGGGGGTTGGACCACCGTCTACTCCACCACCACCGGTACCGGCGGCACCCAGACCCTCAATGTCAGCGGTACCGGCCGCTATGTGCGGATGTACGGCACCGCCAGGGCCACCGGCTACGGCTACTCGCTCTGGGAGTTCCAGGTCTACGGCTCCTTCACCGGCGGCGGCGGTTGCGGCACCGCCAATGCGGCGCTGAACCGCCCGGTCACCGCGTCCTCCACCGAGAACGCCGCGAGCCCCGCGTCGGCGGCGGTCGACGGTGACCCCGGCACCCGCTGGTCCAGTGCCTTCAGCGATCCGCAGTGGCTCCAGGTGGACCTGGGCACCTCGCAGCAGATCTGCCAGGTCGGGCTGGCCTGGGAGGCGGCGTATGCGACCGCGTTCCAGATCCAGGTGTCGGACCTCCCGCTGGGGGGTTGGACCACCGTCTACTCCACCACCACCGGCAGCGGCGGCACCCAGACCCTCAATGTCAGCGGTACCGGCCGCTATGTGCGGATGTACGGCACGGCCAGGGCCACCGCCTTCGGCTACTCGCTCTGGGAGTTCCAGGTGCGCACGACCGGGTCGGGCACCGGCAGCCCCTCTCCCACCCCGACCTCCTCGGGGCCCTCGGACCCGGGCTCGTTCTGGGGTGACACCGGCAGCATCCCGGCCGCGAAGAACGTCGTGATGCTCAAGATCCTCAACCGGACGAACGGCAAGTACCCCGACAGCCAGGTCTACTGGAGCTACAACGGGCAGGCCCACTCGATCGCCGAGCAGCCGTACTTCGACATGCCGGTCAACTCCGCCGGACGGATGTACTTCTACCTCGGCTCCCCGAACAGCCAGTACTACGACTTCATCGAGTTCACCGTCGGCCCCAATGTCTTCAACGGCAACACCACGCGGGTGGACGCCTTCGGCCTGAAGCTGGCGATGCGGCTGCACGCCAAGGACGGGTACGACGTCTCGGTGGGCGAGGACCAGCAGACCTTCGCCGAGGACCGGTCGGCCACCTTCCAGAAGTTCGCCAACGAGGTGCCGGACCAGTTCAAGGTGCTGGCGCAGACCCAGGCCCCGTACCGGATCATCGCGCCCGGCAGCGACCCGAGCTTCCGGACCGGCGGTGTGAACGCCAACTACTTCACCGCCTACGCCAACTCGGTCGGGGTCAACGCTCCCACCTCGGACGTCTTCGGCTGCGCGGGCACCCTCTCCGAGAGCCCGGGGACCTGCGCGGCGCTCAACCGGCATGTCGCCACGCTGCCGCAGTCGCAGTGGTCGGACCCCACCCGGTACTACACGTCCGCCCCGGCCAACTACTACGCCAAGTTCTGGCACGACCACGCCATCAACAAGCTGGCGTACGGCTTCCCGTACGACGACTACGCCGGGCAGTCCTCGTTCATCTCGCACGGCGACCCGCAGTACCTGCTGGTCGCCGTCGGCTGGTAG
- a CDS encoding M18 family aminopeptidase, protein MSTAGTVFFDRSHTDDLITYLSASPSPYHAVASAAERLEKAGFRQVAETEAWDGRSGGRFVVRGGALIAWYVPEGAGPETPFRVVGAHTDSPNLRVKPAPDTGAEGWRQIAVEIYGGVPLNTWLDRDLGLSGRLALRDGSTVLVRLDEALLRVPQLAIHLDRQVNDGMKLDRQRHLTPVWGIGPVDEGSLIEYVADRAEVAAAEVTGWDLMVHDVQPPSYLGRDRELLAAPRLDNLLSVHAGTAALAAVASAGGGGSAIPVLAAFDHEETGSESDTGAQGPLLGNVLERSVFARGGSMEDRARALAGTVCLSADMGHAVHPNYGERHEPGHHPMPNGGPILKVNVNQRYSTDGVGRAVFAAACERAGVPWQTFVSNNAMPCGTTIGPITAARLGITTVDCGVAALSMHSSRELCGADDPFLLASALKGFLEG, encoded by the coding sequence ATGTCGACCGCCGGAACGGTCTTCTTCGACCGCAGCCACACCGACGACCTGATCACCTACCTGTCCGCCAGCCCCTCGCCGTACCACGCGGTGGCCTCCGCCGCCGAGCGGCTGGAGAAGGCCGGTTTCCGGCAGGTGGCGGAGACGGAGGCGTGGGACGGCCGGTCCGGCGGCCGGTTCGTGGTGCGCGGCGGCGCGCTCATCGCCTGGTACGTACCCGAGGGCGCGGGCCCGGAGACCCCCTTCCGGGTGGTCGGCGCCCACACCGACTCCCCCAACCTGCGGGTCAAACCGGCCCCCGACACGGGCGCCGAGGGGTGGCGCCAGATCGCCGTGGAGATCTACGGCGGGGTGCCGCTCAACACCTGGCTCGACCGCGACCTCGGGCTCTCCGGCCGGCTGGCGCTGCGCGACGGCTCCACCGTGCTGGTCCGGCTGGACGAGGCGCTGCTGCGGGTGCCGCAGCTCGCCATCCACCTGGACCGCCAGGTCAACGACGGCATGAAGCTGGACCGGCAGCGCCACCTCACCCCGGTCTGGGGCATCGGCCCGGTCGACGAGGGGTCCCTGATCGAGTACGTGGCCGACCGTGCCGAGGTCGCCGCCGCCGAGGTCACCGGGTGGGACCTGATGGTGCACGATGTGCAGCCGCCCTCCTACCTGGGCCGGGACCGGGAGCTGCTGGCCGCGCCCCGGCTGGACAACCTGCTCTCGGTGCACGCGGGCACCGCCGCGCTGGCGGCGGTGGCCTCGGCCGGGGGCGGCGGCTCAGCCATCCCGGTACTGGCCGCCTTCGACCACGAGGAGACCGGCAGCGAGTCGGACACCGGTGCGCAGGGGCCGCTGCTGGGCAACGTCCTGGAGCGGTCGGTGTTCGCCCGGGGCGGCTCCATGGAGGACCGGGCCCGGGCCCTGGCCGGCACCGTCTGCCTCTCCGCCGACATGGGCCACGCCGTACACCCCAACTACGGCGAGCGGCACGAGCCGGGCCACCACCCGATGCCCAACGGCGGCCCGATCCTCAAGGTCAACGTCAACCAGCGGTACTCCACCGACGGCGTCGGCCGGGCGGTCTTCGCCGCCGCCTGCGAGCGGGCGGGCGTGCCCTGGCAGACCTTTGTCTCCAACAACGCCATGCCCTGCGGCACCACCATCGGCCCGATCACCGCCGCCCGTCTGGGCATCACCACCGTGGACTGCGGCGTCGCCGCGCTCTCCATGCACTCCTCGCGCGAACTGTGCGGCGCCGACGACCCGTTCCTGCTGGCGTCCGCGCTGAAGGGGTTCCTGGAGGGCTGA
- a CDS encoding DUF6458 family protein — protein MGLGGCVILIALGAILTFATDWHVNGVNLDIVGVILIVVGLLGLITFSSVLRRPRRGFGPGIGADEVVEERHHYYDDPRL, from the coding sequence ATGGGCCTCGGTGGATGCGTGATCCTGATCGCCCTCGGCGCCATCCTCACCTTTGCGACCGACTGGCATGTCAACGGTGTCAACCTCGACATCGTCGGCGTGATCCTGATCGTGGTCGGCCTGCTCGGCCTGATCACCTTCAGCAGCGTCCTGCGGCGCCCCCGGCGGGGCTTCGGCCCGGGGATCGGGGCCGACGAGGTCGTCGAGGAGCGCCACCACTACTACGACGACCCCCGGCTCTGA
- a CDS encoding NHL domain-containing thioredoxin family protein — protein MASRARVRAPELVGAGGWLNTGGKDLTLADLRGKIVIADFWTFCCINCLHVLDELRELEERHRDTVVIVGVHSPKFVHEADHQAVVDAVARYEVHHPVLDDPELATWKQYAVRAWPTLVVIDPEGYVVAQHAGEGHAHAIEKLVEELEAEHAAKGTLHRGDSPYVPPEPEAGALAFPGKAVRLPDGGYLVADSGHHSLVELADDGETVRRRIGDGRRGLLDGPADQARFSEPQGLALLPPDTAAALGCDLVVADTVNHALRGVRLADGEVTTLAGTGRQWWQGSAVSGPAREVDLSSPWDVAWFADRVWIAMAGVHQLWAYDPATGTVEVAAGTTNEGLVDGPAAEAWFAQPSGLAAAADGSRLWVADSETSALRWIDAADLTVHTAVGTGLFDFGHRDGPADQALLQHPLGVTVLPDGSVAVSDTYNHALRRYAPPTGEVAAGEVTTLATDLREPSGAVLVGDDIVVVESARHRLTRLRLPEEAVRVEGTAHRTQRPATEVAPGPFRIDVVFSAPAGQKLDERYGPSTRLLVSATPPELLASGEGADSALSREVVLAADGPTEGVLHVSAMAASCDDDPAVEYPACHVHQQDWGVPVRLVPGGAARLPLVLAGMDDPAADA, from the coding sequence ATGGCTTCTCGTGCACGTGTACGCGCCCCCGAGCTGGTCGGCGCAGGCGGCTGGCTGAACACCGGCGGCAAGGACCTCACCCTCGCGGACCTCCGCGGCAAGATCGTCATCGCGGACTTCTGGACGTTCTGCTGCATCAACTGCCTGCATGTCCTCGATGAACTGCGGGAACTGGAGGAGCGCCACCGCGACACCGTGGTGATCGTCGGCGTGCACTCGCCCAAGTTCGTCCACGAGGCCGACCACCAGGCCGTGGTCGACGCCGTCGCCCGCTACGAGGTGCACCACCCCGTGCTGGACGACCCCGAACTGGCCACCTGGAAGCAGTACGCGGTGCGCGCCTGGCCCACCCTGGTGGTGATCGACCCGGAGGGCTATGTCGTCGCCCAGCACGCCGGCGAGGGACACGCCCACGCCATCGAGAAGCTGGTCGAGGAGTTGGAGGCCGAACACGCCGCCAAGGGCACCCTGCACCGGGGCGACAGCCCCTATGTGCCGCCGGAGCCCGAGGCCGGTGCGCTCGCCTTCCCCGGCAAGGCCGTACGGCTGCCGGACGGCGGCTACCTGGTCGCCGACTCCGGACACCACTCCCTGGTGGAGCTGGCCGACGACGGCGAGACCGTACGGCGCCGCATCGGCGACGGCCGACGCGGCCTGCTGGACGGCCCCGCCGACCAGGCCCGGTTCAGCGAACCGCAGGGTCTGGCGCTGCTCCCGCCGGACACCGCCGCCGCACTCGGCTGCGACCTGGTCGTCGCCGACACCGTCAACCACGCGCTGCGCGGCGTCCGCCTCGCCGACGGCGAGGTGACCACCCTGGCCGGCACCGGCCGCCAGTGGTGGCAGGGCTCCGCCGTCTCCGGCCCGGCCCGCGAGGTCGACCTCTCCTCCCCGTGGGACGTCGCCTGGTTCGCCGACCGCGTCTGGATCGCCATGGCCGGAGTGCACCAGCTCTGGGCGTACGACCCGGCCACCGGCACCGTCGAGGTCGCCGCCGGCACCACCAACGAGGGCCTGGTCGACGGCCCCGCCGCCGAGGCGTGGTTCGCCCAGCCCTCCGGGCTCGCCGCCGCCGCCGACGGCAGCCGACTCTGGGTGGCCGACTCCGAGACCTCCGCGCTGCGCTGGATCGACGCCGCCGACCTCACCGTGCACACCGCCGTCGGCACCGGCCTCTTCGACTTCGGCCACCGCGACGGCCCCGCCGACCAGGCACTGCTCCAGCACCCGCTGGGCGTCACCGTCCTCCCCGACGGCTCGGTCGCGGTCAGCGACACCTACAACCACGCACTGCGCCGCTACGCCCCGCCGACCGGGGAGGTCGCCGCCGGAGAGGTCACCACCCTCGCCACCGACCTGCGCGAACCCTCCGGCGCGGTGCTCGTCGGCGACGACATCGTGGTGGTGGAGTCCGCCCGGCACCGGCTCACCCGGCTGCGCCTCCCCGAGGAGGCGGTCCGGGTGGAGGGCACCGCGCACCGCACCCAGCGCCCCGCCACCGAGGTGGCACCCGGCCCCTTCCGGATCGATGTGGTCTTCTCCGCCCCGGCGGGCCAGAAGCTGGACGAGCGCTACGGCCCCTCCACCCGGCTGCTGGTCAGCGCCACTCCGCCGGAGCTGCTCGCCTCCGGTGAGGGCGCGGACAGCGCGCTCTCCCGGGAGGTCGTGCTGGCGGCCGACGGCCCGACCGAGGGCGTTCTGCATGTCTCCGCCATGGCCGCCTCCTGCGATGACGACCCGGCCGTCGAGTACCCCGCCTGCCATGTGCACCAGCAGGACTGGGGCGTCCCGGTCCGGCTGGTCCCGGGCGGTGCCGCCCGCCTGCCGCTGGTCCTCGCGGGTATGGACGACCCGGCGGCGGACGCCTGA
- the gltX gene encoding glutamate--tRNA ligase, with protein MFHVGGARSALYNWAVARQSGGTFVLRIEDTDAARNKPEWTDGIISALAAIGIHGEDPAFEGPYFQSHNADRHREAAQQLFAAGRAYYCDCTREQLKERTGSEQLGYDGFCRDRGLAFEEGRALRFRTPDEGETVVVDLIRGEPAFPNSAIEDFVIARGDGSPVFLIANVVDDLDEGITQVIRGEEHLSNTPKQQLLWEALGAKPPVWAHLPVIVNDKRQKLSKRRDKVALEDYLAEGFLPEAMVNYLMLLGWGPGDDREIMPYEELERLFRIEDVNTAPAFFDVKKLTAFNGEYIRALSPEQFAAACAPWLVAPYAPWAPEAFDKDVFEVAAPLAQTRLALLPEITGYVDFLFLYEPVEDEASWNKAMKAGAADILSNARAELAAVADWKADDLKAVLLAIGEKHGLKLGKAQAPIRVAVTGRTIGLPLFESMELLGRNRVLARLDAAAKKLAAQA; from the coding sequence ATGTTCCATGTCGGTGGTGCACGGTCCGCTCTCTACAACTGGGCGGTGGCGCGACAGTCCGGTGGCACGTTCGTCCTGCGCATCGAGGACACCGACGCGGCCCGGAACAAGCCTGAGTGGACCGACGGCATCATCAGCGCGCTTGCGGCGATCGGTATCCACGGCGAGGACCCGGCCTTCGAGGGACCGTACTTCCAGTCGCACAACGCCGACCGGCACCGGGAAGCGGCGCAGCAGCTCTTCGCGGCCGGCCGGGCGTACTACTGCGACTGCACCCGGGAGCAGCTGAAGGAGCGCACCGGGTCGGAGCAGCTCGGGTACGACGGGTTCTGCCGGGACCGGGGGCTGGCCTTCGAGGAGGGGCGGGCGCTGCGGTTCCGGACGCCGGACGAGGGCGAGACCGTCGTGGTCGACCTCATTCGCGGGGAGCCGGCGTTCCCGAACAGCGCGATCGAGGACTTTGTGATCGCCCGGGGGGACGGGTCGCCGGTCTTTCTGATCGCCAACGTGGTGGATGACCTGGATGAGGGCATCACGCAGGTCATCCGTGGTGAGGAGCACCTGTCGAACACGCCGAAGCAGCAGTTGCTGTGGGAGGCGCTCGGAGCCAAGCCGCCCGTGTGGGCGCATCTGCCGGTGATTGTGAATGACAAGCGGCAGAAGCTGTCCAAGCGCCGCGACAAGGTGGCGCTGGAGGACTACCTCGCCGAGGGCTTCCTGCCCGAGGCGATGGTGAACTACCTGATGCTCCTGGGCTGGGGCCCGGGCGACGACCGGGAGATCATGCCGTACGAGGAACTGGAGCGGCTCTTCCGGATCGAGGACGTCAACACGGCTCCCGCCTTCTTCGACGTGAAGAAGCTGACGGCGTTCAACGGCGAGTACATCCGCGCGCTCTCGCCGGAGCAGTTCGCCGCCGCCTGCGCGCCGTGGCTCGTCGCCCCGTATGCGCCGTGGGCCCCGGAGGCGTTCGACAAGGACGTCTTCGAGGTGGCGGCCCCGCTGGCCCAGACCCGACTGGCGCTGCTGCCGGAGATCACCGGCTACGTGGACTTCCTGTTCCTCTACGAGCCGGTCGAGGACGAGGCGTCGTGGAACAAGGCGATGAAGGCAGGCGCCGCCGACATCCTCTCCAACGCCCGTGCTGAGCTGGCCGCCGTCGCGGACTGGAAGGCGGACGACCTGAAGGCCGTGCTTCTCGCCATCGGTGAGAAGCACGGGCTGAAGCTGGGCAAGGCCCAGGCGCCCATCCGGGTCGCGGTCACCGGCCGGACAATCGGACTCCCTCTGTTCGAGTCCATGGAACTGCTCGGCCGCAACCGCGTGCTGGCCCGCCTGGACGCGGCAGCCAAGAAGCTGGCCGCGCAGGCGTAG